A genome region from Musa acuminata AAA Group cultivar baxijiao chromosome BXJ3-5, Cavendish_Baxijiao_AAA, whole genome shotgun sequence includes the following:
- the LOC135637813 gene encoding probable WRKY transcription factor 31, producing MDSGHQYSGVQFKDATAAQASTPPRENRVVVGEMDFFSKEKKTMASVELDLKVPSLGIKSEDLTVNTGLHLANTRSDQSMVDDGMSPHEDDKEGKSELVAMQAELERTKEENQKLRAMLNQVTSNYNALQMHLVALVQQRRASGNPQGHDAVDEKIEAKSSNKHEGIVVPRQFMDLGPGGDIDEPSHSSTASRDRSLSLRSHTAVGSADYSAQKSRTDDREILPLDHEKYTREDSSDNGWSPDKASKLTASKATEQAQDATMRKARVSVRARSEAPMITDGCQWRKYGQKMAKGNPCPRAYYRCTMATGCPVRKQVQRCADDRSILITTYEGAHNHPLPPAAMAMASTTSAAASMLLSGSMPSGDGLMSSNFLARTILPCSSSMATISASAPFPTVTLDLTQIPNPLQFQRSAASHFQLPFASAAPGLATSLSPPQVFGQTLQTQSKFSGLQRSPEMDATQLAHTKAQSLLPPSLADKVSAATAAITADPNFTAALAAAITSIIGAGGNHQTGNNNNSHSSGNTTCSNGISSSKQQYDPDQFQLSGNQ from the exons ATGGACTCCGGCCATCAGTACTCCGGCGTCCAGTTCAAAGATGCTACTGCGGCGCAGGCGTCGACGCCCCCGAGAGAGAACCGAGTCGTCGTGGGCGAGATGGATTTCTTCTCCAAGGAGAAAAAGACGATGGCGAGTGTGGAACTTGATCTCAAGGTGCCCAGCCTCGGTATCAAGAGCGAGGACCTCACCGTCAAC ACTGGATTGCACTTGGCCAATACGCGTAGCGACCAGTCGATGGTGGACGACGGGATGTCGCCGCACGAGGACGACAAAGAAGGCAAGAGTGAG TTGGTCGCCATGCAAGCCGAGCTGGAGCGCACCAAGGAAGAGAACCAGAAGCTGAGGGCGATGCTGAACCAGGTGACCTCCAACTACAACGCCCTTCAGATGCATCTCGTCGCACTGGTGCAACAGCGACGCGCTTCTGGAAACCCACAGGGACATGAT GCGGTTGACGAGAAGATTGAGGCGAAGAGCAGCAATAAGCATGAAGGAATCGTCGTCCCAAGGCAGTTCATGGATCTTGGACCGGGTGGGGACATCGATGAGCCATCCCACTCTTCTACGGCGAGCAGGGACCGGTCCTTGTCGCTGCGGAGCCACACTGCAGTTGGATCGGCAGATTACAGTGCACAGAAGAGCAGAACTGATGACAGGGAAATACTCCCTCTTGATCATGAGAAGTATACCAGGGAAGATAGCTCGGACAATGGCTGGAGCCCTGACAAGGCATCCAAATTAACTGCTTCCAAGGCCACCGAGCAAGCCCAGGACGCCACCATGAGAAAGGCCCGAGTGTCCGTTCGAGCAAGGTCTGAAGCTCCCATG ATCACTGATGGATGCCAATGGAGGAAGTACGGGCAGAAGATGGCCAAAGGAAACCCATGCCCTCGGGCTTACTACCGGTGCACCATGGCGACCGGGTGCCCCGTCCGCAAGCAG GTCCAGAGGTGCGCCGACGACCGTTCGATCTTGATCACCACGTACGAGGGAGCTCACAATCATCCGCTCCCGCCGGCAGCCATGGCGATGGCGTCGACCACTTCAGCTGCGGCGTCGATGCTCCTGTCGGGATCGATGCCGAGCGGCGACGGCCTGATGAGTTCCAACTTCCTAGCGAGGACCATCCTCCCCTGCTCGTCGAGCATGGCCACCATATCCGCCTCCGCGCCGTTCCCGACCGTGACATTGGACCTCACCCAGATCCCCAACCCGCTGCAGTTCCAAAGATCGGCCGCGTCCCATTTCCAGCTACCGTTCGCGAGCGCCGCTCCCGGCTTGGCAACATCACTGTCGCCGCCGCAGGTCTTCGGGCAGACGCTCCAAACCCAATCCAAATTCTCGGGCCTGCAGAGGTCCCCGGAGATGGACGCCACCCAACTGGCTCATACGAAGGCTCAGTCGCTTCTGCCACCTTCGCTAGCTGACAAAGTGAGCGCCGCCACGGCGGCCATAACGGCGGACCCCAACTTCACCGCCGCGCTTGCCGCAGCCATAACTTCGATCATCGGCGCCGGCGGGAATCATCAAACAGGAAACAATAACAACAGCCACAGCAGTGGCAACACCACCTGCAGCAATGGCATCagcagcagcaagcagcaataCGATCCAGATCAGTTCCAACTTTCCGGCAACCAATAG